One genomic window of Methanosarcina acetivorans C2A includes the following:
- a CDS encoding rolling circle replication-associated protein: MLRKEDSILWVRANPQNPLTLIFDKQITSQTENKNSRTNDPDSLDGLKNASPERWKAAHKCSRCNGFGYVDKETGDFIYTNNIYFECIKEFQNYISRIRTENIEMYHSLDGDPVFARQVALPYKTRFTSQERQEEIKRSYRETWETASRKHMKAVFLTLTAPPRAGSLWDTNLNMLTAWGKLRTFLDRLLPRGLTYICVREFQQNGRLHFHIIIFGINWLLPIHALKKIWVSYGGGPVMDICAIRQTPEGWTWARRSPRDAAGKAPAGYLSDYLEKSMSPKSGLNYWIYNVQFWTASQDIRQAPERYESRGIWVKVGIIGKKGKRLFQKGNDKAKAFFAGALLRRKAKQEPKPEDKPKEKEQPSLSFRRATELFMQG; encoded by the coding sequence ATGCTAAGAAAGGAAGATTCTATCCTCTGGGTCCGGGCAAATCCCCAAAACCCACTTACCTTGATCTTTGATAAGCAAATTACTTCACAGACCGAAAACAAAAACAGCCGAACCAATGATCCTGACAGCCTTGACGGGCTAAAAAACGCCAGCCCTGAACGTTGGAAGGCAGCCCATAAGTGTTCTCGGTGTAACGGTTTCGGCTATGTCGACAAAGAAACAGGGGATTTTATTTACACGAATAATATTTATTTCGAATGTATAAAAGAATTCCAAAACTATATCTCAAGGATTCGGACAGAAAACATCGAAATGTATCATAGCCTTGACGGTGATCCCGTCTTTGCCCGTCAGGTGGCTCTTCCATACAAAACTCGTTTTACCTCTCAGGAACGCCAGGAAGAAATCAAGCGGTCCTATCGGGAAACCTGGGAGACGGCCAGCAGGAAACATATGAAAGCCGTTTTTCTCACTCTTACAGCTCCCCCTCGGGCCGGGTCCTTATGGGATACCAACCTTAACATGCTCACAGCCTGGGGCAAGCTCCGGACCTTCTTAGACCGGCTCCTGCCTCGGGGCTTAACATACATTTGCGTCCGGGAATTCCAGCAAAACGGCCGGCTCCACTTTCACATAATAATTTTCGGGATAAACTGGCTCCTTCCTATCCATGCCCTTAAAAAAATCTGGGTTAGCTATGGGGGAGGTCCTGTAATGGATATTTGCGCAATCCGTCAGACTCCGGAGGGCTGGACCTGGGCCCGCAGATCCCCGAGGGATGCAGCCGGGAAAGCTCCTGCAGGGTACCTTTCAGACTATCTCGAAAAGAGCATGAGTCCTAAATCCGGGCTAAACTACTGGATTTATAATGTTCAGTTCTGGACCGCTTCACAGGACATAAGGCAGGCTCCGGAGCGGTACGAGTCTCGCGGGATCTGGGTCAAAGTAGGAATCATAGGAAAGAAAGGAAAAAGACTCTTCCAGAAGGGCAATGACAAGGCAAAAGCCTTCTTTGCCGGTGCTCTCCTACGTCGCAAGGCCAAACAAGAACCAAAGCCAGAAGATAAACCAAAGGAAAAAGAACAGCCCTCTCTGAGCTTTAGGCGGGCTACAGAGCTATTCATGCAGGGGTGA
- a CDS encoding DUF6011 domain-containing protein, with protein sequence MNTPLYTRCLRCGRALRDHKSKSRGYGPECWEKVRHALPPYRAPLSETKSLINPFDASASYLSILRKFSSHSCPSCGASLHSAEVHSYDHDNGINLSGFLLPQWVYITCPCCGVDISLHKLTRDSCGDLCKNYRQVSISEILGFYGEAV encoded by the coding sequence TTGAACACTCCCCTTTATACTCGCTGCCTGCGCTGCGGGCGGGCTCTCCGGGATCACAAGAGCAAAAGCCGGGGATACGGTCCTGAATGTTGGGAAAAAGTCAGGCATGCCCTCCCACCTTACAGGGCTCCACTTTCAGAAACTAAGAGCCTTATAAACCCATTTGACGCTTCAGCAAGCTACCTGTCTATTTTACGCAAATTCTCCTCACATTCCTGCCCTTCATGTGGGGCTTCTCTTCACTCTGCAGAAGTCCACAGCTACGACCACGACAACGGGATTAACCTGTCGGGTTTCCTGCTGCCTCAATGGGTTTATATCACCTGCCCATGCTGCGGGGTGGATATCTCTCTGCATAAGCTTACGCGGGATAGCTGCGGGGATCTCTGCAAAAACTACAGACAGGTATCAATCTCTGAAATATTGGGGTTCTACGGGGAGGCGGTCTAA
- a CDS encoding ribbon-helix-helix domain-containing protein — MKYYESIVKLQGGGDINTLIGIRFPDAIVKKIDALVESNEYSSRPDVVRDLVREGFENRVKKEVSA; from the coding sequence ATGAAATATTATGAATCTATTGTGAAATTACAGGGAGGTGGCGACATAAATACATTAATAGGAATAAGATTTCCTGACGCAATTGTGAAGAAAATTGACGCATTAGTAGAATCTAATGAATACTCAAGCAGGCCAGATGTTGTAAGAGATCTTGTTCGTGAAGGATTCGAAAACAGAGTAAAAAAAGAGGTATCAGCATGA
- a CDS encoding tetratricopeptide repeat protein, whose translation MTPTLERKKDSINATVSPSIKRRVVELVKSGKYSSMSDVVTQALNKLLDENARKDQLSKTRSCETNHNNKENEQFERDIWKQKGMIYQKMGKLEEAIKCYDKALGIDSTEDNEKTTKKTKTVKEEGDVEILEEFVLE comes from the coding sequence ATGACACCAACATTAGAGAGGAAAAAAGACTCGATTAATGCGACAGTGAGCCCTTCAATAAAAAGAAGAGTGGTAGAACTAGTTAAGAGTGGGAAATATAGTAGTATGTCGGATGTCGTGACCCAGGCTTTAAACAAATTACTTGATGAAAACGCTAGGAAAGATCAATTATCTAAAACTCGTAGTTGTGAAACAAACCACAACAATAAAGAAAACGAACAGTTCGAGCGCGATATCTGGAAACAAAAAGGCATGATTTACCAAAAAATGGGGAAATTAGAAGAAGCTATAAAATGTTATGATAAAGCGCTTGGCATTGATTCTACAGAAGATAATGAAAAAACTACAAAGAAAACAAAGACCGTTAAAGAAGAAGGTGATGTGGAAATATTAGAAGAATTTGTTTTAGAATGA
- a CDS encoding serpin family protein yields the protein MIHQDFIDVQEEVTEAAASTTVFIGSVSSSKSKSREFKADLPFIFFIEDRRTDCILFMGKVEYPEYEGTGRFWSLPWNK from the coding sequence ATGATTCATCAGGATTTCATAGATGTGCAGGAAGAAGTTACTGAAGCCGCTGCATCAACAACAGTATTCATTGGTTCTGTCAGTTCCTCAAAATCCAAATCAAGGGAGTTCAAAGCCGACCTTCCGTTCATTTTCTTCATAGAGGACAGAAGGACAGACTGCATCCTTTTCATGGGAAAAGTTGAATATCCGGAGTATGAGGGAACTGGAAGATTCTGGAGCCTGCCGTGGAATAAGTAA
- a CDS encoding serpin family protein has product MKTLLIFTLTLLCSGCLEDTAVTPINTINPDSVEYYGVAAANNAFAFDMYSKLVQLESREKNNILFSPYSVSAAMAICYEGTEGTAKEQISNVFYFPANNTVFKVRLKETNDKVYSGSDGYELENANAIWVQEEYPVKEEYIFNVKNYYRSEVTNLDFVEKPDESRDAINEWVEDKTDRKIKDIVPKGSITDDTRLILTNAIYFNGKWEHEFDKKMTSKKTFYPTKREEVSVDMMYISSNFNYSENLKAKIIELPYKGNDLSMYIVLPKGNNITEFENNFTVNEYTELKYNMESLGDVETSIPKFKFETKTELSDSLIEMGVADAFDLKLANFSGISEIRY; this is encoded by the coding sequence ATGAAAACTCTTCTTATATTTACTCTTACTTTGCTATGTTCAGGTTGCCTTGAGGATACGGCTGTAACTCCTATAAATACGATTAATCCGGATTCGGTTGAATACTACGGCGTCGCAGCTGCAAACAATGCTTTTGCCTTTGACATGTATTCAAAGCTGGTGCAGCTTGAAAGCAGAGAGAAAAATAACATTTTGTTTTCGCCATATAGCGTATCTGCTGCCATGGCGATCTGTTATGAGGGAACTGAGGGCACTGCAAAAGAACAGATCTCAAACGTGTTTTATTTCCCTGCAAATAACACGGTTTTTAAAGTCCGTTTGAAAGAAACGAATGACAAAGTATATTCCGGAAGTGACGGTTACGAGCTTGAAAATGCAAACGCAATCTGGGTGCAGGAAGAGTATCCTGTAAAGGAAGAGTATATTTTCAATGTCAAAAACTACTACCGCAGTGAAGTAACAAATCTCGATTTTGTGGAAAAACCGGACGAATCAAGAGATGCTATCAATGAATGGGTCGAAGACAAAACCGATCGCAAAATAAAAGATATTGTCCCGAAAGGTTCAATAACGGACGATACGCGGCTGATTCTTACAAATGCAATCTATTTCAATGGAAAATGGGAACATGAATTTGATAAGAAGATGACCAGCAAAAAAACGTTTTATCCGACAAAACGGGAAGAAGTCTCTGTTGACATGATGTACATATCCAGCAACTTCAATTATAGTGAAAATTTAAAGGCAAAAATTATAGAATTGCCTTACAAAGGCAATGATTTATCCATGTACATTGTGCTTCCGAAAGGCAATAATATTACGGAATTTGAAAACAATTTTACAGTTAACGAGTATACCGAACTTAAATACAATATGGAATCCTTGGGGGATGTGGAGACCTCGATTCCGAAATTTAAGTTTGAAACTAAAACCGAACTTTCCGATTCCCTCATTGAAATGGGCGTTGCGGATGCCTTTGATCTGAAACTGGCAAATTTTTCAGGAATTAGTGAGATCCGTTACTGA
- a CDS encoding AIM24 family protein yields MDEKFYSNVNILDSIEKDGFKVEILECNHLKGSKDAALAEDLFYIKNAGMSLKMVKVTLENSGLITESGALYFHKGNIECTSGMGGVGGLAKKLIKSKLTNESTFKPVYKGTGEIFLEPSFSHYVLMHLENESIVVDKGIFYCCEEGMEIGVASQKNLSSGLLGGEGWFQTQISGTGAVVLEIPIPMEEVLKYKLDNERIQVDGNFALLRSGSVAYSVQRSSKQLFGSMTSGEGLLQTFEGTGQVWLAPTQPVYNRLKHNGIPQLATAGKNIDNSI; encoded by the coding sequence ATGGATGAAAAATTCTACTCAAATGTGAATATTCTCGATTCCATTGAAAAAGACGGCTTCAAAGTTGAAATTCTTGAATGTAATCACCTTAAAGGAAGCAAAGACGCAGCCCTCGCAGAAGATTTATTTTATATAAAAAATGCGGGGATGTCCCTGAAGATGGTCAAGGTAACCCTTGAAAATAGTGGCCTTATTACCGAATCAGGGGCTCTCTATTTCCATAAAGGGAATATTGAATGCACCTCAGGTATGGGAGGGGTTGGCGGACTTGCTAAAAAGCTTATCAAAAGCAAGCTCACCAATGAATCTACTTTTAAACCCGTATACAAAGGGACAGGAGAAATCTTTCTTGAGCCTTCTTTTAGCCACTACGTTCTAATGCATCTGGAAAACGAGTCAATAGTCGTGGACAAAGGGATTTTTTACTGCTGTGAAGAGGGAATGGAAATCGGGGTAGCATCGCAGAAAAATCTGTCATCCGGATTACTGGGAGGAGAAGGCTGGTTCCAGACACAAATTAGCGGTACGGGCGCCGTGGTTCTTGAAATCCCCATTCCGATGGAAGAAGTGCTTAAGTACAAACTTGATAACGAAAGAATCCAGGTTGATGGGAATTTTGCCCTTCTCCGTTCGGGTTCGGTAGCCTACAGTGTTCAACGGTCAAGCAAACAGTTATTCGGTTCCATGACAAGTGGAGAAGGCCTGCTCCAGACATTTGAAGGCACCGGACAGGTATGGCTCGCTCCAACCCAGCCCGTCTACAACCGCCTTAAACACAATGGAATTCCCCAGCTGGCAACTGCGGGAAAGAATATAGATAACTCTATATAA
- a CDS encoding HEPN domain-containing protein: protein MNWKDCEAEKLIKQASRARERVPVSLSIAERFLHSAQKNLEIEEYEMVQLAAYNSAFHSARALLFSKGYTERSHSCLGIALNHLYKEEFDLLKLINIFDKMRVSSHNVQYGGTFVTFEEASFSISFAEEMHHTASEILQSY from the coding sequence ATGAACTGGAAGGATTGTGAAGCCGAAAAACTGATCAAGCAGGCTTCCCGAGCCAGGGAAAGGGTACCCGTATCATTATCGATAGCAGAGCGTTTTCTGCATTCAGCACAAAAGAATCTGGAAATTGAAGAGTATGAGATGGTGCAACTGGCTGCATACAACAGCGCATTCCATAGTGCTAGAGCTTTACTATTTTCAAAAGGCTACACAGAACGGAGCCATTCCTGTCTCGGCATCGCACTTAATCATTTATATAAAGAAGAGTTTGACCTTCTAAAACTCATCAACATCTTCGATAAGATGCGTGTCTCTAGTCACAATGTCCAGTATGGTGGAACCTTCGTTACTTTTGAAGAAGCCTCATTTTCCATAAGCTTTGCAGAAGAAATGCATCATACTGCCTCTGAAATCCTGCAGTCGTATTAA
- a CDS encoding nucleotidyltransferase domain-containing protein — protein sequence MINEFSKFVGNKILGWFLSHPTASVNINELARELEVSPGSVKRFADMFYREHIVDMEKVGTAHMFTLNNSSHVVKELKKTFIVLKLWEEKLEKLAPNAVSLAVYGSMASGNFDEKSDIDVLVIGTEQDVDYTLVPEIETKVGHELQVTVIPYYEWENRKGKGDIFVLSVLAKHILFAGAEL from the coding sequence ATGATCAACGAATTCAGTAAATTTGTTGGAAACAAAATCCTGGGATGGTTTCTTTCTCATCCTACCGCTTCGGTGAACATAAATGAGCTTGCCCGTGAACTTGAGGTCTCACCTGGCAGCGTTAAGAGGTTCGCCGATATGTTTTATAGAGAACATATAGTGGATATGGAAAAGGTTGGTACAGCGCATATGTTTACTCTTAACAATTCCAGCCATGTAGTGAAGGAACTAAAAAAGACTTTTATAGTGCTGAAACTGTGGGAAGAAAAGCTGGAAAAACTGGCTCCAAATGCGGTTTCTCTTGCAGTATATGGGAGTATGGCATCGGGAAACTTTGATGAAAAAAGTGATATAGACGTTCTGGTAATTGGAACAGAGCAGGACGTTGATTACACTCTTGTCCCGGAAATTGAAACAAAAGTTGGGCACGAGCTTCAAGTGACTGTTATCCCTTACTATGAATGGGAGAATCGAAAGGGAAAGGGTGATATTTTTGTCCTTAGCGTACTTGCCAAACATATTCTCTTTGCGGGTGCAGAACTATGA
- a CDS encoding insecticidal delta-endotoxin Cry8Ea1 family protein, giving the protein MHLTLLRDGALYGFSWGWNEEIQQHTREQIVDTIGSYIEYTEKTYSDGLQDTQKNAPSNKHYTEPFNTVNRYVREMTLDVLDFKDMWQYFDPVKYPTPAEVYLSREIYSDAVGTADNSGALNFPQHPKSRSQKWKSGPGTGLMPVRLLTRTTEGQYLRKHYGKKNLMPGVD; this is encoded by the coding sequence ATGCACCTGACCCTTCTTCGAGATGGGGCTTTATACGGCTTCAGCTGGGGGTGGAACGAGGAAATACAGCAGCATACCCGGGAGCAAATAGTAGACACGATCGGTTCTTACATAGAATACACCGAAAAGACTTACAGTGATGGCTTACAGGATACTCAGAAAAATGCTCCCAGCAATAAACATTACACTGAGCCCTTTAATACGGTAAACAGATATGTCCGGGAAATGACTCTCGATGTTCTGGATTTCAAGGACATGTGGCAGTATTTCGATCCTGTGAAATATCCCACGCCTGCCGAAGTATATCTCTCTCGAGAGATTTATTCGGATGCAGTGGGAACAGCTGACAACAGCGGGGCATTAAACTTCCCTCAGCACCCAAAGAGCCGATCTCAAAAGTGGAAGTCTGGGCCTGGGACCGGATTGATGCCTGTCAGGTTACTTACCCGAACGACGGAGGGCCAATATTTGCGAAAGCATTATGGCAAGAAGAACCTGATGCCGGGTGTGGATTGA
- a CDS encoding phasin family protein, producing the protein MKESVRKLGLIGAGLWAMTEERVNELVKDLVDKGDISKEEGKKVVQDVLEESRKQRVDLEKKISDKMQEAISKADVFTRKDMHELESRLEILEEELQKIKNKEKMFFK; encoded by the coding sequence ATGAAAGAATCCGTTCGAAAACTTGGGCTCATAGGGGCCGGCCTGTGGGCAATGACCGAAGAAAGAGTAAATGAGCTCGTAAAAGACCTGGTCGACAAAGGGGATATCAGCAAGGAAGAAGGAAAAAAAGTTGTTCAGGACGTGCTTGAAGAGAGCAGGAAGCAGAGGGTTGACCTCGAGAAGAAAATATCTGACAAGATGCAAGAAGCTATCTCAAAGGCCGATGTCTTCACCAGAAAAGATATGCATGAGCTCGAATCAAGGTTAGAGATTCTTGAAGAAGAACTCCAGAAAATTAAAAATAAGGAAAAGATGTTCTTCAAATAA